A single window of Coffea eugenioides isolate CCC68of chromosome 7, Ceug_1.0, whole genome shotgun sequence DNA harbors:
- the LOC113776871 gene encoding citrate-binding protein-like, which yields MATCRVIILFFSAFFLLYTSQLAIVYSADPTDGFVELPFNKSFYHIQKPYDLPVDQRYSFVDGVRKLWVYSTDNPLSRNSPTMPRTEIMIQGYIYSSGVWQFEGYGFVPNGTSGVCIMQVFGASLPHNTTLMLRVYNGSLTYFEQANVLVHNIYDRWFRVNVIHEVAASKLKVYIDGVFIFEAAGRGGNSHYFKCGVYSQVGDTYYMESRWKGIKVLKQM from the exons ATGGCTACTTGCCGTGTAATTATCCTTTTCTTCTCAGCCTTTTTTCTCTTGTATACTTCTCAACTTGCCATAGTATACTCAGCTGATCCAACTGATGGCTTTGTTGAACTCCCATTTAATAAATCCTTTTATCACATTCAGAAACCATATGACCTCCCTGTAGACCAAAGATACAGCTTCGTAGATGGAGTCCGTAAACTTTGGGTTTACTCCACAGATAACCCTTTGTCTCGGAATAGTCCCACGATGCCACGTACGGAAATTATGATCCAG GGCTATATTTACTCCTCAGGAGTCTGGCAATTCGAAGGATATGGATTTGTTCCAAATGGAACTTCTGGTGTGTGCATTATGCAAGTCTTTGGAGCAAGCCTACCTCATAACACAACTTTAATGCTTAGGGTATACAATGGATCCCTTACATACTTTGAACAAGCAAACGTACTTGTACACAACATATATGATAGGTGGTTCAGAGTTAATGTAATCCATGAGGTGGCTGCTAGCAAATTGAAGGTTTACATTGATGGGGTTTTCATATTTGAAGCAGCTGGTAGAGGTGGAAACTCACATTATTTCAAGTGTGGAGTGTATTCACAGGTTGGTGACACTTACTATATGGAGTCACGTTGGAAGGGAatcaaagttcttaaacaaatGTGA